One stretch of Gammaproteobacteria bacterium DNA includes these proteins:
- a CDS encoding DUF4188 domain-containing protein encodes MSIKKYNDDAINKQRMVPDIAPGFVVFIFGIRINKIWMLHKWIPVVRSFKRMLSELQEHPEWGLLHFDYWSGNPRVSVQYWRSYDDLLGYARDKGARHFPAWFNFNNEISGSGAVGLWHETFVVQEGSFEAVYKNVPALGMGKAGGLKLRDGPKISLRSGKTEL; translated from the coding sequence GTGTCAATCAAAAAATACAATGACGACGCGATTAATAAACAACGTATGGTTCCGGATATAGCGCCAGGTTTTGTTGTTTTTATATTTGGAATTCGCATTAATAAAATCTGGATGCTGCATAAATGGATTCCTGTCGTCCGTTCCTTTAAGCGAATGCTCAGTGAGTTGCAAGAGCATCCGGAATGGGGCTTGTTACATTTTGATTATTGGTCAGGAAATCCAAGAGTCAGTGTTCAATATTGGCGCTCTTATGATGATTTGCTGGGGTATGCGCGAGACAAAGGCGCACGTCACTTTCCGGCTTGGTTTAATTTCAACAATGAAATCAGCGGCAGTGGTGCGGTTGGCTTGTGGCATGAGACCTTTGTGGTGCAAGAGGGAAGCTTTGAAGCGGTTTATAAAAATGTGCCAGCCTTGGGAATGGGAAAGGCGGGTGGTTTGAAACTGCGGGATGGTCCGAAAATCTCATTGCGAAGCGGGAAAACGGAGCTGTGA
- a CDS encoding Hsp20/alpha crystallin family protein, with the protein MKELRKSPSKGLSWGWFDEPFENLFEGFFRPMQQTFGDGLKHCPAIDVKERDKEYLIKADLPGVMKEDIHVNLQDDMLTISAETKGEIEEKEGEVVLRHERHYGKFSRSMRLGEAIDKDKVKANFKDGVLELTLPKLEVKKAKKTEITIN; encoded by the coding sequence ATGAAAGAACTTCGAAAATCTCCGAGTAAAGGACTCAGCTGGGGCTGGTTTGACGAGCCCTTTGAAAACCTGTTTGAAGGTTTCTTCCGCCCCATGCAACAAACCTTTGGTGATGGACTCAAACACTGCCCTGCCATTGATGTCAAGGAACGGGATAAAGAATATCTCATTAAGGCTGATCTTCCCGGCGTTATGAAGGAAGACATTCACGTCAATCTGCAGGACGATATGCTCACCATCAGCGCAGAAACGAAAGGTGAAATCGAAGAAAAAGAGGGTGAAGTGGTTTTACGACATGAGCGTCACTACGGCAAATTCAGCCGCAGCATGCGCTTAGGCGAAGCCATCGACAAGGACAAAGTCAAAGCCAACTTTAAAGACGGAGTACTGGAATTGACTTTACCCAAACTGGAAGTTAAAAAAGCCAAAAAAACAGAAATCACCATTAATTGA
- a CDS encoding UvrD-helicase domain-containing protein — protein sequence MSHSSSPISPHISASVSASAGTGKTWMLVSRIIRLLLEDSAPDAILAITFTRKAAAEMQTRLSDRLFQLAACSETELLQYLQQIQAATDPLTLNKARWLYEDLLQSPQNIRTTTFHAFCQEILQRFPLEADVPPGFELLESTSELMATAWDLLQQRLTRQPESSIARDLEHLFTHCGSLGNTKTALYSFLEHRSDWWAYTREQHDSVAYAQEKLQQTLKIDPNTNPIEAFFDTETLDWVEDFKRLLALHPTTSNQKNARLLEMAQGFIADGNPGKAYPGVADVFLTRQGEVRSRKPSNVMTKKMGHAGADRFLEIHYKVSTKLVYCNDRIKRLKLHHASCAWYNVGSDLLREFQNLKAERRLLDFTDLEWKTYCLLNHSDNAHWIQYKLDQRINHLLIDEFQDTNPTQWHLIAPLLEELASKEHNGRSVFLVGDKKQSIYRFRRAAPELFDTAQDWIEQRLGGQSQTLATSRRSAPAIMQCVNYVFTDGDLHEKIYDFQEHHTVHENLWGHVELLPLLLKEVTEETTPAGLRNPLLQPRTEFEDTRHYREGCEIANIIQKLVQEQTPVDVGGNSRTMQYQDIMILLRKRSHSHAYEQALREAGIPYHSAQRGTLLESLEIRDLIALLQFLTAPYNNLSLATVLRSPIFSCSEQDLMTLANSGKGNWLARLQQRVESSATSINLNLSHAWKLLKQWIDATGTVPVHDLLDRIYTEANLLNRYQAAYPAHMKQSAGANLTRFIELALETDSGRYPSISRFLANVQMLQASEQDGPDEGNVTQGESKVRIMTIHASKGMEAPVVFLADAADSGQRANAYQALVKWPAQAEKPARFMLTPKKDHLDELTGDIINTETLAQQREEANLLYVALTRARQWLFISGSCEKPENSGWYGIIDKQLQLHNRQQPYTQIQSGVMGTINYEEPQRVPLVELDAALQNIAAILGTNTVTKEIAPSDKGLLVDRQGDVLRYDNLQVAGEADQLIRGRIIHRILQLLCENRTRGEILNIINNEYILDEEQPLDAWYTEANAVFTHKETRWIFDPTQYDHAHNEMNIAYESANGTVFGIIDRVIFRSQEALIIDYKSHPVTHPKDLQLLQRHYAEQLELYHQGIQQSRPELSVRSFLLFTHSVTLCEYA from the coding sequence ATGAGCCACAGTTCCAGCCCTATTTCACCTCACATCAGCGCCAGCGTTAGTGCATCTGCGGGTACGGGTAAAACGTGGATGCTGGTCTCGCGCATTATCCGCCTGTTGCTGGAGGACAGCGCACCGGATGCCATACTGGCCATCACTTTTACCCGCAAAGCCGCCGCTGAAATGCAAACCCGGCTCTCAGATCGCTTATTCCAACTGGCTGCATGCTCGGAGACGGAACTGCTGCAATACCTGCAACAAATTCAGGCAGCCACAGATCCCTTAACCTTGAACAAAGCACGCTGGTTATATGAAGACCTATTACAATCACCACAAAACATTCGTACCACAACCTTCCATGCCTTCTGCCAGGAAATTCTGCAGCGTTTCCCCTTGGAAGCGGATGTCCCACCCGGCTTCGAATTACTGGAATCCACTTCTGAACTTATGGCTACAGCCTGGGATCTCCTGCAGCAACGATTGACCCGACAACCGGAGTCGAGTATCGCCCGGGACCTGGAGCATTTGTTTACTCATTGCGGCAGTCTCGGAAATACCAAAACCGCCCTCTACAGTTTTCTGGAGCATCGCAGTGATTGGTGGGCCTATACCCGGGAACAGCACGACAGTGTGGCTTACGCTCAGGAAAAACTACAACAGACTCTTAAAATTGATCCGAACACCAATCCAATTGAAGCATTTTTTGATACAGAAACCCTGGACTGGGTTGAAGATTTCAAACGGTTATTAGCATTGCACCCCACCACATCAAACCAAAAAAACGCACGACTGTTGGAAATGGCCCAAGGTTTTATCGCGGACGGTAACCCGGGGAAAGCCTACCCCGGTGTTGCTGACGTCTTTTTAACACGCCAAGGAGAGGTACGTTCACGCAAACCTTCCAATGTGATGACAAAGAAAATGGGCCACGCAGGCGCCGACCGTTTTTTGGAAATACACTATAAGGTTTCGACCAAGCTGGTGTATTGCAATGACAGGATCAAGCGTCTGAAACTCCACCATGCCAGTTGCGCTTGGTATAACGTCGGCAGTGACTTGCTCCGGGAGTTTCAAAATCTAAAAGCCGAGCGACGCTTATTGGACTTTACCGACCTGGAATGGAAAACCTATTGCTTACTCAACCATTCCGACAATGCCCACTGGATCCAATACAAACTGGACCAACGTATCAATCATCTACTTATCGACGAGTTCCAGGATACCAATCCCACTCAGTGGCACTTAATTGCGCCATTACTGGAAGAGTTAGCCTCTAAGGAACACAACGGCCGCAGCGTATTTCTTGTGGGGGATAAAAAACAATCCATCTATCGTTTTCGTCGTGCCGCTCCTGAACTGTTCGATACCGCCCAAGATTGGATCGAGCAACGACTGGGCGGACAGTCACAAACCCTGGCAACATCGCGGCGTTCCGCACCGGCTATTATGCAATGTGTTAATTATGTTTTTACAGACGGCGACTTACATGAAAAGATTTACGACTTTCAAGAACATCACACCGTGCACGAAAACCTTTGGGGTCATGTGGAACTGTTACCCTTGTTACTCAAAGAAGTGACAGAGGAAACGACACCCGCAGGTCTACGCAACCCCCTGCTCCAACCACGAACGGAATTTGAAGACACCCGCCATTACCGTGAAGGTTGCGAAATAGCGAATATCATCCAAAAACTGGTACAGGAGCAAACTCCCGTTGACGTGGGAGGAAATAGCCGCACCATGCAGTACCAGGATATTATGATTTTGTTACGCAAGCGCAGCCATAGCCACGCTTATGAGCAAGCTTTACGCGAGGCCGGAATTCCTTATCACAGCGCACAACGGGGTACTCTACTGGAAAGCCTGGAAATACGTGACCTTATTGCCTTGCTACAGTTCCTGACCGCACCTTACAACAACCTGTCTCTGGCCACGGTATTACGCAGCCCCATATTCAGTTGCAGTGAACAAGACCTTATGACACTGGCCAACAGCGGAAAAGGCAATTGGTTGGCGCGCTTGCAACAACGGGTTGAATCCTCTGCCACCTCAATCAACCTGAATCTATCCCATGCATGGAAACTCTTGAAGCAATGGATAGACGCAACCGGTACCGTACCGGTACACGATTTATTGGACCGCATTTACACCGAAGCCAATTTACTCAACCGCTATCAAGCCGCATACCCGGCCCACATGAAACAAAGTGCCGGAGCCAATCTCACCCGATTTATCGAATTGGCGTTGGAAACAGACTCCGGACGCTACCCCAGCATCAGCCGTTTTCTTGCCAATGTACAGATGCTGCAAGCTTCGGAACAAGATGGGCCGGACGAAGGTAACGTAACCCAGGGAGAGTCCAAAGTTCGCATTATGACCATTCACGCATCCAAAGGCATGGAGGCCCCGGTGGTATTTTTAGCGGACGCAGCCGACAGCGGCCAAAGAGCCAACGCCTACCAAGCCTTGGTGAAATGGCCCGCACAGGCGGAAAAACCTGCACGTTTTATGTTAACTCCAAAGAAAGACCATCTGGATGAACTGACCGGCGACATCATAAACACGGAAACACTCGCGCAGCAACGCGAAGAGGCTAACCTCCTGTATGTTGCCCTGACCCGAGCCCGCCAATGGTTGTTTATCAGCGGTAGTTGTGAGAAACCTGAAAACTCCGGCTGGTATGGCATCATCGACAAGCAACTGCAATTGCACAACCGGCAACAGCCTTATACACAAATCCAAAGTGGCGTTATGGGCACGATCAACTACGAGGAGCCGCAACGTGTTCCATTAGTAGAGCTGGATGCGGCACTGCAAAATATTGCAGCCATACTGGGCACAAACACGGTCACAAAAGAAATTGCCCCCAGTGATAAAGGTTTGCTTGTTGACCGCCAAGGAGACGTTTTACGCTACGACAATCTACAAGTTGCAGGCGAAGCGGACCAACTCATTCGCGGGCGTATTATTCATCGTATTTTACAATTACTATGCGAAAACCGGACTCGAGGTGAAATCCTCAACATAATCAATAATGAATACATACTGGACGAAGAGCAGCCGCTGGACGCTTGGTATACTGAAGCCAATGCTGTGTTCACCCATAAAGAGACACGTTGGATTTTCGACCCGACGCAGTATGACCACGCCCACAATGAAATGAATATCGCCTATGAAAGCGCAAATGGCACGGTGTTCGGCATCATCGACCGAGTCATCTTTCGCAGCCAGGAAGCGCTGATTATTGATTACAAAAGCCACCCGGTGACCCACCCCAAGGATCTACAATTGTTACAGCGGCACTACGCGGAACAATTGGAACTGTACCATCAGGGTATACAACAAAGTCGCCCCGAGCTGTCAGTAAGAAGCTTTCTTCTATTCACCCATAGTGTTACTTTATGCGAGTACGCTTAA
- a CDS encoding PD-(D/E)XK nuclease family protein, translating to MQSELFPTQERTPPPFKNELELIPYETNALKYLAQKIIRLHRSELPDLSHVVVLLSNPQAAATFRYYLLQASKPQCNALLGLQINTLDQWVSQQELSDVHIAPLQSRELMLVQALKQHPDLYGHGSPWALAQNLLELFDDFSHSLVPIPAQLKNFQIELESAYGVSGNSLPLNQEARLVHTLWYAMQQQLQAVGLTDPVNAYVMKLKRRLDQLCHRSDRQQLYLLGQTRLSLAESQWINSLMIKGKLYYGIQADAAKSTGRSPLNAHIIPLHSKLQIPMLPAKSKQQGQYERLLQRVYRHDNIPLQQRAQQFTQQQPQSPLEPVLRVYKAASSEQEAQAVEFQVRRWLLQGKQRIGIVTENRRLARRVRALLERADIHLNDAAGWILSTTSAATVVERWLQCIETDFHYQPLLDFLKSPFVKPEVDTDEFLHTVYRFEKNIVFEENISNNIERYVNHSRYRMNRLNPELAAYYANIEPLLKKIEHAAEPLQQLQQQSHSPKQLIQALMTSLDRLGVKQGLSRDDAGRKILETLQPAAAAATHSNLTMNWVEFRAWLGQLLERAYFLPPGSTGPVHLMSLAQSDLRRFDALIIASAEKEFLPGNPPTSPFFNQSVRAGLGLNSTQELNHTQFHWFYRLLHSVSRCADNKPSILISKRSHENDEEIIGSPWVEALEAFHRLSYGQVPTDPYLETVVAQNRHQIHDSTLPLPQAQGPARSPVDPGLIPKKISAGAYQELMNCPYQFFAARCLKLSPPESIRDMLQKSDYGERVHKCLQAFHGGITGLPGPFSQGITHANREAATELLQQISLQVFAQDIEENFVHRSWLKQWQAMIDQYIEWQIEHQMDWQVYQVEQAVTRQENPLFETHGRLDRIDTGKEGMNIIDYKSGKAPKQAEILSGERIQLPFYALLGQSLTTDQAVAKVQYLSFDANKISSSELGGEELSQLTSLVSDRLQDIIQAMHNGTPLPAWGDSKTCRYCAMEGLCRKQSWLDE from the coding sequence GTGCAGTCGGAACTATTTCCTACGCAGGAAAGAACGCCACCCCCGTTTAAAAATGAGCTGGAACTCATCCCCTACGAAACCAACGCCTTAAAGTATCTGGCGCAAAAAATTATCCGGCTGCATCGCAGTGAATTACCGGACTTGAGCCATGTGGTGGTATTACTGTCCAACCCCCAAGCGGCAGCGACCTTCCGTTACTATCTGTTGCAAGCGTCTAAACCTCAATGCAACGCTCTGCTGGGACTACAAATCAACACTCTGGATCAATGGGTCTCTCAACAAGAACTCAGCGATGTACATATTGCACCCTTGCAAAGCCGGGAACTCATGTTGGTGCAGGCCTTAAAACAACACCCTGATCTATATGGCCACGGCAGTCCCTGGGCCTTGGCGCAAAACTTACTGGAGTTGTTTGATGATTTCAGTCACAGCCTGGTACCCATTCCCGCACAACTAAAGAACTTTCAAATAGAGCTGGAGTCTGCCTATGGTGTCTCCGGCAATTCCCTGCCCCTGAATCAGGAAGCCCGCCTGGTGCACACACTGTGGTATGCCATGCAACAACAATTGCAGGCGGTGGGTTTAACCGACCCGGTCAATGCCTATGTGATGAAATTGAAACGACGCCTGGATCAGTTGTGCCATCGCTCGGACCGGCAACAACTTTACCTCTTGGGCCAAACCCGCTTGTCCTTGGCCGAATCGCAATGGATAAACAGCCTTATGATCAAGGGCAAGCTGTACTATGGCATTCAAGCCGACGCGGCAAAGTCGACGGGGCGAAGTCCCCTGAACGCCCACATTATCCCTCTACACAGTAAGCTGCAAATTCCAATGTTACCTGCAAAATCTAAACAGCAAGGTCAATATGAACGCTTATTGCAGCGGGTATACCGCCATGACAATATCCCCCTGCAGCAGCGCGCTCAACAGTTCACACAACAGCAGCCACAAAGCCCGCTGGAGCCTGTTTTACGGGTTTACAAGGCCGCCTCCTCGGAACAAGAGGCCCAAGCGGTAGAATTTCAAGTTCGCCGTTGGCTACTTCAAGGCAAACAACGCATAGGTATCGTCACCGAAAACCGGCGTCTGGCCCGGCGAGTGCGTGCCCTGCTGGAACGGGCCGATATCCACTTAAACGACGCCGCCGGCTGGATACTCTCTACCACCAGCGCGGCAACCGTCGTTGAACGCTGGCTGCAATGTATAGAAACAGACTTCCACTATCAACCCCTGTTGGACTTCCTCAAATCGCCTTTCGTTAAGCCTGAAGTCGATACGGATGAGTTTTTACACACGGTGTATCGCTTTGAAAAAAACATTGTGTTCGAAGAAAACATCAGCAATAACATAGAGCGCTACGTCAACCATAGCCGCTATCGCATGAACCGCCTCAATCCGGAATTGGCGGCATACTATGCAAACATAGAACCCTTACTTAAGAAAATTGAGCACGCTGCAGAACCCTTGCAGCAACTCCAGCAGCAGTCTCATAGCCCTAAGCAATTAATCCAGGCACTCATGACCAGTCTGGACCGATTGGGGGTAAAACAAGGCTTGAGCCGCGACGACGCCGGCAGAAAAATTCTGGAAACCCTGCAACCCGCCGCCGCCGCAGCCACTCACAGCAACCTCACCATGAACTGGGTGGAATTTCGCGCCTGGCTGGGGCAATTGCTGGAACGGGCGTATTTTCTGCCGCCCGGTTCCACCGGGCCGGTCCACCTCATGAGTCTGGCGCAAAGTGATTTGCGCCGCTTTGATGCCCTGATCATAGCCTCTGCGGAAAAAGAGTTCCTACCGGGCAACCCCCCCACGTCACCTTTTTTCAACCAATCCGTGCGAGCCGGCTTGGGATTGAATAGTACGCAGGAACTGAATCACACCCAGTTTCACTGGTTCTATCGTTTATTGCACAGCGTCAGCCGTTGCGCCGACAATAAACCTTCCATACTGATCAGTAAACGCAGCCACGAAAACGATGAGGAGATTATAGGCTCACCCTGGGTAGAAGCACTGGAAGCGTTTCATCGCTTAAGCTATGGCCAGGTTCCGACAGACCCATACCTGGAAACCGTTGTGGCACAGAACCGACACCAAATTCATGATTCCACATTACCATTACCCCAAGCTCAAGGACCAGCTCGCAGCCCGGTAGACCCCGGCCTCATACCCAAAAAGATCAGTGCCGGGGCTTATCAAGAGCTGATGAACTGTCCCTACCAGTTTTTCGCCGCTCGCTGCCTGAAACTGAGCCCACCCGAATCCATACGGGACATGTTGCAAAAATCCGACTACGGTGAACGTGTGCACAAATGCCTGCAGGCTTTCCATGGCGGCATCACAGGCTTACCAGGACCGTTTAGCCAAGGTATTACCCATGCAAACCGGGAAGCTGCCACAGAGTTACTTCAGCAAATTTCTCTACAGGTATTCGCCCAAGACATTGAAGAAAATTTCGTGCATCGAAGTTGGTTGAAACAATGGCAGGCCATGATTGATCAATATATTGAATGGCAAATCGAACATCAAATGGATTGGCAAGTGTACCAAGTGGAGCAGGCGGTTACCCGACAGGAAAACCCATTGTTTGAAACCCATGGCCGCCTGGACCGAATCGATACCGGCAAGGAAGGCATGAACATTATCGACTACAAAAGTGGTAAAGCCCCCAAACAAGCGGAGATTCTCTCCGGTGAAAGAATCCAATTGCCCTTTTACGCATTGCTGGGCCAAAGCTTAACCACCGATCAGGCGGTGGCTAAAGTTCAATACTTATCCTTTGACGCCAATAAAATCAGCAGTAGCGAATTGGGCGGTGAGGAATTGTCACAACTCACCTCCCTGGTAAGCGATCGCCTCCAGGATATCATTCAGGCCATGCACAATGGCACCCCCTTACCGGCCTGGGGCGACAGCAAAACCTGCCGGTACTGCGCTATGGAAGGCCTGTGTCGCAAACAGAGTTGGCTGGACGAGTAA
- a CDS encoding ferredoxin family protein, whose product MTFVVVENCIKCKYTDCVEVCPVDCFHEGPNFLVIDPEECIDCSLCEPECPAEAIFDEDDVPEEQKHFVALNAELAAQWPVITEKKDAPDDAKEWDGKPDKLKLLER is encoded by the coding sequence ATGACTTTTGTCGTAGTAGAAAATTGTATCAAGTGTAAATACACCGATTGTGTGGAGGTCTGCCCGGTGGATTGTTTTCACGAAGGACCCAATTTTCTGGTAATAGACCCTGAAGAATGTATCGATTGTTCTTTATGTGAACCGGAGTGCCCCGCCGAGGCTATTTTTGACGAAGACGATGTGCCAGAGGAGCAAAAGCATTTTGTCGCTCTCAATGCCGAGCTGGCGGCTCAGTGGCCGGTGATCACAGAGAAAAAGGACGCCCCGGATGACGCCAAGGAATGGGACGGAAAGCCGGATAAATTGAAATTGTTGGAACGCTGA
- the mutS gene encoding DNA mismatch repair protein MutS — MTETLNPTQHTPMMQQYLRIKADHPHTLLFYRMGDFYELFFDDARKVSQLIDITLTTRGKSNGQPIPMAGVPFHAADTYLAKLVKLGESVAICEQIGDPATSKGPVERQVVRIVTPGTITDETLLEERSDNLIVCVFDQDKRFGIAALDVSSGRFTLMQCSSLEGLNSELERLQAAELLVSDQTCLPATLLQRKGIRRQGPWLFELDSTQRLLCTHFGTRDLQGFGCDDAPLAICAAGCLMQYVKDTQRSALPHIRTMKQERREDSIIIDAASRRNLELETNLSGGRDNTLAAVLDNSSTAMGSRCLRRWIKRPLTQQQLIQQRHQCIETLVMNRRFESVQPLLQGMGDLERILSRMAIRSARPRDFAALRDTLERLPALRRELMQILSATSSPLLESLHTQLGDFPELQRLLLQAIIDAPPMTIREGGVIAPGYDSELDELRSLKENAGQYLLDLEEREKNRTGISTLKVSYNRVHGYYIEISRIHSDKIPEDYTRRQTLKSAERYITPELKRFEDKALSASERALAREKALYEELFDQVTPYLARLQQCADALAQTDVLNTLAERADTLNLVQPQLVQHAGLKLRESRHPVVEQVLDQPFIPNDVLFDDSRRMLIITGPNMGGKSTYMRQTALIVLMAYMGSFVPAAEAVIGPIDRIFTRIGAADDLAGGRSTFMVEMTETANILHNATANSLVLMDEVGRGTSTFDGLSLAWACAEQLAERIRAFTLFATHYFELTVLPENLPAVANVHLDAVEHDKGIVFMHSVKEGPANQSYGLQVAALAGVPTQVISLAKNKLVQLENSSAAQRMEPQLPLNTTQRNQGQISLFADEHHPALEQLRAADVDELTPRQALELLYRLKELSK, encoded by the coding sequence ATGACTGAGACACTGAATCCGACACAACATACCCCCATGATGCAGCAATATTTACGCATCAAGGCGGACCATCCCCATACGCTCCTATTTTACCGAATGGGCGATTTTTATGAGCTTTTTTTCGATGATGCCCGCAAAGTTTCCCAACTTATCGACATTACTCTTACCACTCGCGGCAAATCCAACGGCCAGCCTATCCCTATGGCCGGTGTGCCATTCCACGCCGCGGACACTTATTTAGCCAAACTGGTCAAACTGGGCGAATCGGTGGCTATTTGCGAACAAATCGGTGATCCCGCAACGTCCAAAGGCCCGGTCGAACGTCAAGTGGTCCGCATCGTTACTCCCGGTACTATCACCGATGAAACCTTGCTGGAAGAACGCAGCGATAACCTCATAGTATGTGTCTTTGATCAGGACAAGCGCTTCGGCATCGCCGCACTGGATGTGAGCAGCGGCCGTTTTACGCTTATGCAATGCTCCAGCCTGGAAGGACTCAACAGTGAACTGGAGCGTTTACAAGCAGCCGAATTACTGGTCAGCGATCAAACCTGCTTACCCGCTACCCTATTGCAACGCAAAGGAATCCGTCGTCAGGGCCCTTGGCTGTTTGAACTGGACAGTACCCAACGTCTTTTGTGCACCCACTTTGGTACCCGAGATTTACAAGGCTTCGGTTGTGATGACGCTCCCTTGGCCATATGTGCCGCCGGATGTCTGATGCAGTATGTGAAAGACACGCAGCGCTCGGCCTTACCCCATATACGCACTATGAAACAGGAGCGCCGCGAGGACAGTATCATTATCGATGCGGCCAGCCGCAGGAATCTCGAATTGGAAACCAATTTGTCTGGTGGTCGCGACAACACCCTGGCAGCGGTCTTGGACAACAGCAGCACCGCCATGGGGAGTCGTTGCCTGCGACGTTGGATCAAACGCCCCCTCACGCAGCAACAGTTAATACAGCAACGGCATCAATGCATAGAAACTCTGGTAATGAATCGACGTTTCGAATCGGTACAACCGTTGTTACAAGGCATGGGGGACCTGGAACGAATCCTCTCGCGCATGGCCATACGAAGTGCGCGACCCCGAGATTTTGCCGCACTCCGCGATACCCTGGAACGGCTGCCGGCCCTACGCCGGGAACTGATGCAAATATTATCGGCAACCAGTTCTCCCTTACTGGAATCGCTGCATACTCAACTGGGTGATTTTCCCGAGCTGCAACGCCTGCTATTACAAGCTATCATTGACGCCCCCCCGATGACCATACGTGAGGGCGGCGTCATTGCTCCGGGTTACGATTCCGAGTTGGATGAACTGCGTTCATTAAAAGAAAACGCCGGTCAATATTTGTTGGACCTGGAAGAACGGGAAAAAAACCGTACCGGTATCAGCACTCTGAAGGTGAGCTATAACCGAGTCCACGGTTACTATATTGAAATCAGTCGAATTCACTCCGACAAAATTCCCGAAGACTATACCCGTCGGCAAACGCTCAAAAGTGCCGAACGTTACATCACACCGGAGTTGAAACGCTTTGAAGACAAGGCTCTGAGCGCATCAGAAAGAGCCCTGGCTCGTGAAAAAGCCCTCTATGAAGAATTATTTGATCAAGTCACTCCGTATCTGGCCCGCTTACAGCAATGCGCAGACGCCCTGGCGCAAACCGATGTCTTAAACACTCTGGCCGAACGTGCCGACACCTTGAACCTGGTTCAACCCCAATTGGTGCAACACGCGGGTCTTAAGCTACGGGAAAGTCGACACCCGGTGGTAGAACAGGTACTGGACCAACCCTTTATCCCCAATGATGTCCTGTTCGACGATTCCCGCCGTATGCTGATTATTACCGGACCCAATATGGGCGGCAAATCCACCTACATGCGTCAAACCGCTTTAATTGTACTCATGGCTTATATGGGCAGTTTTGTGCCTGCCGCTGAGGCGGTCATTGGTCCCATCGACCGAATTTTCACCCGGATCGGCGCGGCGGATGACCTCGCCGGCGGCCGCTCCACTTTTATGGTGGAAATGACGGAAACCGCCAACATTCTCCACAATGCCACCGCAAACAGTTTGGTGCTGATGGATGAAGTGGGCCGTGGCACCAGTACTTTTGACGGATTATCGCTGGCCTGGGCCTGCGCCGAACAACTGGCCGAACGAATCCGAGCTTTTACATTATTTGCCACCCACTACTTCGAACTCACCGTGTTGCCGGAAAACCTGCCGGCAGTAGCCAATGTGCATCTGGATGCGGTGGAACACGATAAAGGCATTGTGTTCATGCACAGCGTAAAAGAAGGGCCGGCAAATCAAAGTTACGGATTGCAAGTGGCCGCACTGGCCGGAGTACCGACACAGGTCATCAGTCTGGCCAAAAATAAACTGGTACAGTTGGAAAACAGCAGCGCGGCCCAACGTATGGAACCCCAGTTACCGCTCAACACCACCCAGCGCAACCAGGGCCAAATATCCCTGTTTGCCGACGAACACCACCCGGCACTGGAACAATTACGAGCCGCGGACGTGGACGAACTGACCCCACGCCAAGCGCTGGAGCTTCTATACCGCTTGAAAGAATTAAGTAAATAA
- a CDS encoding c-type cytochrome: MNQKLITLTLATLVLVWHGGVSADENRHDVEKALTKPIVNGGNVYKQHCESCHGKDGRVGMKTSNPRHFNDNGQYLRIISKGQGKMPPWKDVLTRKEIQDVIAYINVLGSPEKRGESVFKTHCVQCHGTKGRGDGPAAKFYTPRPANLSVSDKNDTYKEMIIRMGGEAMGRSNIMPSWEKMLSDQEIADVIKFLKTLL; encoded by the coding sequence ATGAACCAAAAACTCATTACTCTAACCCTAGCCACCCTGGTATTGGTATGGCATGGTGGCGTAAGCGCGGACGAAAACCGTCACGATGTTGAAAAGGCCCTGACCAAACCCATTGTCAATGGCGGTAATGTGTATAAGCAGCATTGCGAATCCTGTCACGGTAAAGACGGTCGCGTGGGCATGAAAACCAGCAACCCGCGGCATTTCAATGACAATGGCCAGTACTTGCGTATTATCAGCAAAGGCCAAGGCAAAATGCCGCCGTGGAAAGATGTGCTGACTCGAAAAGAAATCCAGGATGTGATTGCCTACATTAATGTTCTGGGTTCGCCGGAAAAACGTGGTGAATCGGTGTTTAAAACTCACTGTGTCCAATGCCACGGTACCAAAGGGCGCGGCGACGGTCCTGCCGCCAAGTTTTATACCCCACGCCCGGCGAATCTTAGCGTGAGCGATAAAAATGATACGTACAAGGAAATGATTATTCGCATGGGCGGTGAAGCAATGGGTCGTTCCAATATAATGCCGTCCTGGGAAAAAATGTTGTCGGACCAGGAAATTGCCGATGTCATAAAATTTCTTAAAACACTGCTATAG